Proteins from a single region of Bradyrhizobium diazoefficiens:
- the mazG gene encoding nucleoside triphosphate pyrophosphohydrolase has translation MTPSRDISRLIEIMAALRTPVTGCPWDLEQNFATIAPYTIEEAYEVVDAIDRGDLDDLREELGDLLLQVVFHAQMASEQNAFAFGDVVEAITRKMIRRHPHVFADNDGNLASSHVKEVWDRIKAEEKTERVARRPPEATPSQSHKSLLAGVKAGQPALTRAMELQRKASTVGFDWNDPRAVLQKIREEADEIEAALDRNDKREIAEETGDLMFALVNLARHVDADPEAALRATNAKFERRFAFIERALEAQGRTLEQASLAEMDSLWNEAKGEVKPVPEGRKEAGR, from the coding sequence ATGACCCCTTCCCGCGACATTTCCCGCCTGATCGAGATCATGGCGGCGCTCCGCACGCCGGTGACCGGCTGCCCCTGGGACCTCGAGCAGAATTTCGCGACGATTGCGCCCTACACGATCGAGGAAGCCTATGAGGTGGTCGACGCCATCGACCGCGGCGATCTCGACGATTTGCGCGAGGAACTCGGCGATCTCCTGTTGCAGGTGGTGTTCCACGCCCAGATGGCCTCCGAGCAGAACGCCTTTGCATTTGGCGACGTGGTCGAGGCCATCACCCGCAAGATGATCCGCCGCCATCCGCATGTCTTCGCCGACAACGACGGCAACCTCGCCTCCTCGCACGTCAAGGAGGTCTGGGACCGCATCAAGGCCGAGGAGAAGACCGAGCGCGTCGCGCGCCGACCGCCCGAAGCAACGCCATCGCAATCCCACAAATCTTTGCTCGCGGGCGTGAAGGCCGGCCAACCCGCGCTGACGCGCGCCATGGAGCTGCAGCGCAAGGCCTCCACCGTCGGCTTCGACTGGAACGATCCGCGCGCGGTGCTGCAAAAGATCCGCGAGGAAGCCGACGAGATCGAAGCAGCGCTCGACCGCAACGACAAGCGGGAGATTGCGGAGGAAACCGGCGACCTGATGTTCGCGCTGGTCAACCTCGCCCGCCATGTCGACGCCGATCCGGAAGCGGCACTGCGCGCCACCAACGCAAAATTCGAGCGGCGGTTTGCCTTCATCGAGCGAGCGCTGGAAGCGCAGGGACGCACGCTGGAGCAAGCATCGTTGGCGGAGATGGATTCGCTGTGGAACGAAGCGAAGGGTGAAGTGAAACCGGTGCCAGAAGGACGCAAGGAAGCCGGCCGCTAA
- the nthB gene encoding nitrile hydratase subunit beta, with protein sequence MNGVHDMGGMDGFGRVEPEPNEPVFHKVWESRVLAMVRAMGAAGAFNIDTSRFYRETLPPHVYLSSSYYKKWFLGLEAMLIDKGYLTREEVAAGHAMQPAKALKHGKFGLDDLERIMVRGKFARPAPAPAKFKIGDKVRAKNIHPATHTRLPRYVRGHVGVVELNHGCQVFPDTAAMEGGEDPQWLYTVVFEGLDLWGADGDPTLKVSIDAFEPYLDPA encoded by the coding sequence GTGAACGGTGTCCACGACATGGGCGGCATGGATGGGTTCGGCAGGGTCGAGCCCGAGCCCAACGAGCCGGTGTTCCACAAGGTGTGGGAGTCCCGTGTGCTGGCGATGGTGCGCGCGATGGGTGCGGCCGGCGCCTTCAACATCGACACTTCGCGCTTCTATCGCGAGACGCTGCCGCCGCATGTGTACCTGTCGAGCTCCTACTACAAGAAATGGTTTCTCGGGCTCGAGGCGATGCTGATCGACAAGGGCTACCTCACCCGGGAGGAGGTCGCCGCTGGTCACGCGATGCAGCCGGCGAAAGCGCTGAAGCACGGCAAGTTCGGTCTCGACGACCTCGAGCGCATCATGGTTCGCGGCAAGTTTGCCCGCCCTGCTCCCGCGCCGGCCAAGTTCAAGATCGGCGACAAGGTGCGGGCGAAGAACATCCATCCGGCCACGCATACGCGGCTGCCGCGCTATGTGCGCGGCCATGTCGGCGTGGTCGAGCTCAACCATGGCTGCCAGGTGTTTCCGGATACGGCGGCGATGGAGGGCGGCGAAGATCCGCAATGGCTCTACACGGTAGTGTTCGAGGGCCTTGATCTCTGGGGCGCGGATGGTGATCCGACGTTAAAGGTCTCGATCGATGCGTTCGAGCCCTATCTGGATCCGGCGTGA
- a CDS encoding efflux RND transporter permease subunit, translating into MIAIVRLALARPYTFVVMAVLILIFGTTAALRTPTDIFPNINIPVVSVVFSYTGLPADDMAGRIATFYERSLPNSVNDIEHIESQSIVNYGIIKIFFQPTVNINAALAQVNGMSQTVLKQMPPGITPPLILSFNASSVPILQLALSSSQMSETQVYDSALNFIRPALAPVPGATLPLPFGGKVRQVQADLNQRALHQYGVSANDVINALSLQNLITPVGTQKIGSYEYTVNLNDSPTAIEAFNNLPIKTVNGTVIYMHDVAFVHDGNPPQTNAVRVDGASAVLLTIMKAGTSSTLDIINNVKAMLPSVSKTLPGSLKLTTVGDQSIYVTDAVSSVVREGVIAAVLTGLMILLFLGSWRSTLIITLSIPLAILAALTGLSLLGETINVMTLGGLALAVGILVDDATVTIENINWHLEQGKTIEPAILDGARQIVVPATVSLLCICIAFVPMFGLGGVAGYLFRPLAEAVILALAASYVLSRTLVPTMANYLLRNQQSQHHGEGVGARPSRNPLVHLQRGFERMFEAARARYRGVLQLCLANRIKVIAGFLSVSILSFGLAPFLGQDFFPTVDAGQIKLHIRAPTGTRIEQTVSLSDKVSAEVQRIIPKNELGGIVSNVGLSVSGINMAYNNSGTIGVGDADILISLRPDHGPTDGYIKIMREQLPQRFPGTSFAFLPADIVSQVLNFGVPAPIDVQVAGRDLAADRTYASALLTRIRSIPGIADARIQQAFQQPTLDVNVDRSMAALAGVSEKDVATAMLTTLSGSSQSSPTYWLDPKNGVSYAVSIQTPQRDIDTMTGLKNIPVTSGTGVNTQLLGGIADVARSRSNAVVSHYNVSPVIDIYATPQGRDLGALATDIRKTIDDTAKDLPKGASVALRGQVSTMTSAYQQLFVGLAAAIVLIYLLIVINFQSWLDPFVMVMALPTALAGIIWVLFGTGTTLSVPALTGAIMCMGVATANSILVISFARERMAEGASALEAAFDAGSSRFRPVLMTALAMVIGMLPMAIEPGQNTPLGRAVIGGLVFATFATLFLVPTVFSLVHGGRRSGAVNPNSTR; encoded by the coding sequence ATGATCGCAATCGTGCGGTTAGCGCTGGCGCGACCCTATACGTTCGTGGTGATGGCCGTGCTGATCCTGATTTTCGGCACGACGGCGGCGCTGCGCACTCCGACGGACATTTTTCCTAACATCAACATCCCCGTCGTCAGCGTAGTCTTCAGCTACACGGGCCTGCCGGCCGACGACATGGCCGGTCGCATCGCAACGTTCTACGAGCGCTCGCTGCCCAACAGCGTCAACGACATCGAGCACATCGAGTCCCAGTCGATCGTGAACTACGGGATCATCAAGATATTCTTCCAGCCGACGGTGAACATCAACGCCGCGCTGGCCCAGGTGAACGGCATGTCGCAGACGGTTCTGAAGCAGATGCCGCCCGGCATCACCCCGCCGCTGATCCTCAGCTTCAACGCCTCGAGCGTCCCGATCCTGCAGCTTGCTCTGTCCAGTTCCCAGATGTCGGAGACGCAGGTCTACGATTCCGCGCTCAATTTCATCCGGCCCGCTCTGGCGCCGGTGCCGGGCGCCACGCTTCCACTGCCGTTCGGCGGCAAGGTGCGCCAGGTCCAGGCCGACCTCAACCAGCGAGCGCTCCATCAATACGGCGTTTCGGCGAATGACGTCATCAATGCGCTGTCGCTGCAGAACCTGATCACGCCGGTCGGAACGCAGAAGATCGGCTCCTACGAATACACGGTGAATCTCAATGATTCTCCGACGGCAATCGAGGCGTTCAACAATCTGCCGATCAAGACGGTGAACGGCACCGTCATCTACATGCACGACGTCGCCTTTGTGCACGACGGCAATCCGCCGCAGACCAACGCGGTCCGGGTCGATGGCGCGAGCGCGGTCCTGCTGACCATCATGAAAGCCGGAACAAGCTCGACGCTCGACATCATCAACAACGTTAAGGCGATGCTGCCGTCCGTGTCGAAAACCCTGCCGGGCAGCCTCAAGCTGACCACGGTGGGCGACCAGTCGATTTACGTCACCGACGCCGTATCGAGCGTGGTCCGGGAGGGCGTCATCGCAGCCGTGCTCACCGGCCTGATGATCCTGCTGTTCCTCGGCAGCTGGCGATCCACCCTGATCATCACGCTCTCGATTCCGCTCGCGATCCTGGCTGCGCTGACGGGGCTTTCACTGCTCGGAGAGACCATCAACGTCATGACCCTGGGCGGGCTTGCGCTCGCGGTCGGCATCCTTGTCGACGACGCGACCGTCACGATCGAGAACATCAACTGGCATCTGGAGCAAGGCAAGACGATCGAGCCGGCCATCCTCGACGGCGCCCGGCAGATCGTGGTGCCGGCTACGGTCTCGCTGCTGTGCATCTGCATCGCGTTCGTGCCCATGTTCGGGCTGGGCGGCGTCGCCGGTTACCTTTTCCGGCCGCTGGCAGAGGCGGTGATCCTTGCACTGGCCGCATCCTACGTATTGTCGCGCACGCTGGTGCCGACGATGGCCAACTATCTCCTGCGCAACCAGCAGAGCCAGCACCATGGTGAGGGCGTTGGCGCTCGTCCCTCACGCAATCCGCTGGTCCATCTCCAACGCGGCTTCGAGCGCATGTTCGAAGCCGCGCGCGCGCGATATCGAGGTGTGCTGCAGCTTTGCCTCGCCAACCGCATCAAGGTCATCGCGGGCTTCCTGAGCGTCAGCATCCTCTCCTTCGGGCTTGCTCCTTTCCTGGGTCAGGACTTCTTCCCGACGGTCGATGCCGGTCAGATCAAGCTCCACATCCGGGCCCCGACGGGGACCCGCATCGAGCAGACGGTCAGCCTCAGCGACAAGGTCAGCGCCGAGGTTCAGCGGATCATTCCGAAGAACGAGCTCGGCGGCATCGTCAGCAATGTCGGGCTGAGCGTCAGCGGCATCAACATGGCCTACAACAATTCCGGCACCATCGGCGTCGGCGATGCGGACATCCTGATCAGCCTGCGCCCGGATCATGGGCCGACCGACGGCTACATCAAGATCATGCGGGAGCAGCTCCCGCAGCGATTTCCCGGCACGTCCTTTGCCTTCCTGCCGGCCGACATCGTCAGTCAAGTCCTGAACTTCGGTGTTCCGGCACCGATCGACGTCCAGGTGGCGGGCAGGGACCTCGCGGCCGACCGCACATACGCCAGCGCGCTGCTGACCAGGATCAGGTCGATTCCGGGCATCGCAGATGCGCGCATCCAGCAGGCGTTTCAGCAGCCGACGCTCGACGTCAACGTCGACCGTTCGATGGCTGCGCTGGCTGGCGTCAGCGAAAAGGATGTCGCGACCGCCATGCTCACGACGCTGTCCGGCAGCTCCCAATCGTCGCCGACCTATTGGCTCGATCCCAAGAACGGCGTCTCCTATGCGGTGTCAATCCAGACACCGCAGCGCGACATCGACACCATGACCGGGCTGAAGAACATTCCGGTGACGTCCGGCACGGGCGTGAACACGCAGTTGCTCGGCGGCATCGCCGACGTCGCCCGTAGCCGGAGCAACGCGGTCGTCTCGCACTACAATGTCTCGCCGGTGATCGACATCTACGCCACGCCGCAGGGCCGGGATCTGGGTGCGCTGGCCACCGATATCCGGAAAACGATCGACGATACCGCGAAGGACTTGCCGAAGGGAGCCAGCGTGGCCTTGCGCGGCCAGGTCAGCACGATGACGAGCGCGTACCAGCAGCTTTTCGTCGGGCTGGCTGCCGCGATCGTGCTGATCTACCTCCTGATCGTGATCAACTTCCAGTCCTGGCTCGATCCTTTCGTCATGGTGATGGCGCTGCCGACCGCATTGGCCGGAATCATATGGGTCCTGTTCGGCACCGGCACGACACTGTCGGTTCCCGCGCTGACGGGCGCCATCATGTGCATGGGCGTTGCGACGGCCAACAGCATCCTCGTCATCAGCTTTGCCCGCGAGCGGATGGCGGAGGGCGCGAGCGCGTTGGAGGCGGCGTTCGACGCGGGCAGCTCGCGCTTTCGGCCGGTGCTGATGACCGCGCTCGCAATGGTCATCGGCATGTTGCCGATGGCGATCGAGCCCGGCCAGAACACGCCGCTGGGACGCGCCGTCATCGGCGGTCTCGTCTTCGCGACCTTCGCGACGCTGTTCCTGGTGCCGACCGTTTTCAGCCTGGTGCATGGCGGGCGGCGCTCCGGTGCGGTCAACCCAAATTCAACGCGTTAA
- the hflX gene encoding GTPase HflX, with amino-acid sequence MEPRNFDGEADRPRPAGAKQTGRVLVIGPYLRARSGGADAQSESHVSSNQTLRDAEARLDEAAGLARAIDLVIADAIIAPINQIRPATYIGKGKVEEIAALAKSLDVELVVMDCALAPIQQRNLEKELHAKVLDRTGLILEIFGRRAKTKEGSLQVELAHLNYQRSRLVRSWTHLERQRGGFGFMGGPGETQIEADRRLIQERISKLEGELKKVQATRRLHRAGRQRVPYRVVALVGYTNAGKSTLFNRLTRADVQAADMLFATLDPTLRALTLPHGGKAMLSDTVGFISNLPTQLVAAFRATLEEVLEADVILHVRDISHEDAEAQQSDVDAVLRQLGINPDDSGRIIEVWNKIDRYEPDKREELLNIAARRPEDHPAMLVSAVSGEGIDALLGAIEERLAAKRTTLDLSIDAADGAGISWLHRNSEVLAKELHDGRFDMTVRVDETKRDIVVNRFDAVPRLSA; translated from the coding sequence TTGGAACCCCGGAATTTCGACGGGGAAGCCGACCGTCCGCGGCCGGCAGGGGCTAAGCAGACGGGGCGGGTGCTTGTCATCGGCCCCTACTTGCGTGCGCGTTCGGGCGGTGCCGACGCGCAATCGGAAAGTCATGTCTCGTCCAACCAGACCTTGCGAGACGCCGAGGCCCGGCTTGACGAAGCCGCGGGCCTCGCGCGCGCGATCGATCTCGTCATTGCCGATGCCATCATCGCGCCGATCAACCAGATCCGCCCCGCGACCTATATCGGCAAGGGCAAGGTCGAGGAGATCGCTGCGCTGGCCAAGAGCCTCGACGTCGAGCTCGTGGTGATGGATTGCGCGCTGGCGCCGATCCAGCAGCGCAATCTCGAGAAGGAATTGCACGCCAAAGTGCTCGATCGCACCGGCCTGATCCTGGAAATCTTCGGCCGGCGCGCCAAGACCAAGGAAGGCTCGCTTCAGGTCGAGCTTGCGCATCTCAACTATCAGCGCTCGCGCCTGGTGCGATCCTGGACCCATCTGGAACGCCAGCGCGGCGGTTTCGGCTTCATGGGCGGTCCCGGCGAGACCCAGATTGAAGCGGACCGTCGCCTGATCCAGGAGCGAATTTCCAAGCTCGAGGGCGAGTTGAAGAAGGTGCAGGCGACGCGGCGCTTGCATCGCGCCGGCCGCCAACGCGTGCCGTACCGCGTGGTCGCGCTGGTCGGCTACACCAATGCCGGCAAGTCGACGTTGTTCAACCGCCTGACGCGCGCCGACGTGCAGGCCGCCGATATGCTGTTCGCCACGCTCGATCCGACGCTGCGCGCGCTCACTTTGCCGCATGGCGGAAAGGCGATGCTGTCCGATACCGTCGGCTTCATCTCCAATCTGCCGACGCAGCTCGTCGCCGCCTTCCGCGCCACGCTGGAGGAGGTGCTGGAAGCCGACGTCATCCTGCATGTCCGCGACATTTCGCACGAGGACGCCGAGGCGCAGCAGAGCGACGTCGACGCCGTGCTGCGGCAACTCGGCATCAACCCCGATGATTCCGGCCGAATCATCGAAGTCTGGAACAAGATCGACCGCTACGAGCCTGATAAGCGCGAAGAGCTTTTGAACATTGCCGCGCGCAGGCCGGAGGATCATCCGGCGATGCTGGTCTCGGCCGTATCGGGCGAGGGGATCGACGCGCTGCTCGGCGCGATCGAGGAACGCCTTGCCGCCAAACGCACCACGCTCGATCTGTCCATCGACGCCGCAGACGGCGCCGGCATCTCCTGGCTGCACCGCAATTCCGAGGTGCTGGCGAAAGAGCTGCACGACGGCCGCTTCGACATGACGGTGCGAGTCGACGAGACCAAGCGGGACATCGTGGTGAACAGGTTCGACGCGGTGCCGCGTCTGTCGGCATAA
- the nthA gene encoding nitrile hydratase subunit alpha, which produces MSHDHDHDHHHHDQGHSELSETELRVRALETILTEKGYVDPAALDAIIQAYETKIGPHNGARVVAKAWTDPAFKNALLEDGSKAIGTLGHVSRVGDHLVVVENTPERHNMVVCTLCSCYPWEMLGLPPVWYKAAPYRSRAVKDPRGVLADFDVTLPKNVEIRVWDSTAETRFLVLPMRPAGTEGWSEEQLAELVTRDSMIGTGFPRTPGAPS; this is translated from the coding sequence ATGAGCCACGATCACGATCACGACCACCATCATCACGACCAGGGTCATTCGGAATTGTCAGAGACCGAGCTGCGCGTGCGCGCGCTCGAGACGATTTTGACCGAAAAGGGCTATGTCGACCCGGCCGCGCTCGACGCCATCATCCAGGCCTACGAGACCAAGATCGGCCCGCATAACGGCGCGCGCGTCGTCGCCAAGGCCTGGACCGATCCGGCGTTCAAGAATGCGCTCCTGGAGGACGGCAGCAAGGCGATCGGGACGCTTGGCCATGTCAGCCGCGTCGGCGACCATCTCGTCGTAGTCGAGAATACGCCGGAGCGTCACAACATGGTCGTGTGCACGCTTTGCTCCTGCTACCCCTGGGAAATGCTGGGGTTACCGCCGGTCTGGTACAAGGCGGCGCCCTATCGCTCGCGCGCCGTGAAGGATCCACGCGGCGTGCTCGCCGATTTCGACGTGACGCTGCCGAAGAACGTCGAAATCCGGGTCTGGGATTCCACGGCCGAGACGCGCTTCCTGGTGCTGCCGATGCGTCCCGCAGGCACCGAAGGCTGGAGCGAGGAGCAGCTCGCCGAGCTTGTCACGCGCGACTCCATGATCGGGACAGGCTTTCCCAGGACACCGGGAGCGCCGTCGTGA
- a CDS encoding nitrile hydratase accessory protein, producing MSAALAAAATAAIPGIPRDDHGPVFRAPWEAHAFAMALSLHEHGLFTWPEWAAALADQIKRAQAEGDPDTGETYYLHWLATLEGLVASKGVASAEALRRYRDAWDHAADRTPHGKPIELRPEDFG from the coding sequence ATGAGTGCCGCGCTTGCTGCCGCCGCGACGGCGGCCATCCCGGGCATTCCGCGCGATGACCACGGCCCGGTGTTCCGCGCACCCTGGGAGGCGCATGCGTTCGCGATGGCCTTGAGCCTGCACGAGCACGGCCTGTTCACCTGGCCCGAATGGGCCGCAGCCCTCGCCGACCAGATCAAGCGCGCACAGGCCGAAGGCGATCCCGATACCGGCGAGACTTACTATTTGCACTGGCTTGCCACGCTGGAAGGCCTTGTCGCAAGCAAGGGCGTGGCATCCGCGGAAGCGCTGCGCCGCTATCGCGACGCCTGGGATCACGCGGCGGATCGGACGCCGCACGGCAAGCCCATCGAGCTGAGGCCGGAGGATTTTGGGTAG
- a CDS encoding efflux RND transporter periplasmic adaptor subunit — translation MSTDGVKIPARRSLLTVAAAAVMVAGIVAGYGFMTRAQSKQEAVDWTDRQTVPTVSLASIIPSDPHQTLTLPGNIQPFNKAAIYARVNGYVESWTHDIGTPVKAGEPLAVIDAPDLDQQLSQAKATLASVRANLQIASLTASRNNVLLQKQIVAQQLADQTDADAKAKEAVVDANEANVRQLEAMQSFKTLAAPFDGVVTARSVELGMLISAGGSGQPLFEVSDLHKVRIFVQVPQSFSAGLKPGMAATFEMPQYPGVQFDATLSHISQSINSTSHSMEVELETDNPDGKFFGGAYCNVHFKIPADPNRLQIPSTALVVGNKGTRVAILDGNNKIVLKDVELGRDFGSSVEVLAGLTSSDRVVDNPPEVLANGETVRLAATAPSS, via the coding sequence ATGTCGACGGATGGCGTGAAAATCCCGGCGAGACGAAGCCTGCTGACGGTCGCCGCCGCGGCCGTCATGGTCGCCGGGATCGTTGCTGGTTATGGCTTCATGACCCGGGCACAGAGCAAGCAGGAGGCCGTGGACTGGACCGATCGGCAGACCGTGCCGACGGTCTCGCTCGCCTCGATCATTCCGTCCGATCCTCATCAAACGTTGACCTTGCCCGGGAACATCCAGCCGTTCAACAAGGCGGCGATCTATGCGCGCGTGAATGGCTACGTGGAGAGCTGGACTCACGACATCGGAACGCCCGTCAAGGCGGGAGAGCCCCTGGCGGTCATCGATGCGCCTGACCTGGACCAGCAGCTCAGCCAGGCCAAGGCAACGCTGGCGAGCGTGCGGGCGAACCTCCAGATCGCTTCACTGACGGCTTCCCGCAACAACGTCTTGCTCCAAAAGCAGATCGTCGCACAGCAGCTCGCCGACCAGACGGACGCCGACGCCAAGGCGAAAGAGGCGGTCGTGGACGCAAACGAGGCGAACGTCCGGCAACTCGAGGCGATGCAGTCCTTCAAGACGCTCGCGGCGCCGTTCGATGGCGTCGTCACGGCCCGCAGCGTCGAGCTCGGTATGCTGATCTCGGCAGGCGGATCCGGACAACCGCTGTTCGAGGTGTCGGATCTTCACAAGGTACGGATCTTCGTGCAGGTGCCGCAATCGTTCTCCGCCGGATTGAAGCCGGGAATGGCCGCGACGTTCGAGATGCCGCAGTACCCCGGCGTGCAATTCGACGCGACGCTGTCTCACATCTCGCAGTCGATCAACAGCACCTCCCACAGCATGGAGGTCGAGCTCGAGACCGATAATCCGGACGGAAAATTCTTCGGCGGCGCCTATTGCAACGTGCACTTCAAGATCCCGGCGGACCCGAACCGGCTTCAGATCCCGTCGACTGCACTGGTCGTCGGAAACAAAGGTACGCGGGTCGCAATTCTCGACGGCAACAACAAGATCGTGCTGAAGGACGTCGAACTTGGCCGGGACTTCGGCAGCAGCGTGGAGGTGCTTGCGGGCCTGACCTCGTCCGACCGCGTCGTCGACAATCCTCCGGAGGTGCTGGCCAACGGCGAGACCGTCCGGCTCGCCGCGACTGCGCCGTCATCCTGA
- a CDS encoding LysR family transcriptional regulator, producing the protein MRERSTTRAGKRLGLSQPAVSHALARLRHMLKDELFVRGPQGMTPTPRAEQLSVPVRTALDGLREALEPDEFEPAKAATSFTIAVDNYAAIVLVAPIASGIAQLAPGLRLNFRPSGTLNVLDLLDRSELHLAIGQSDASAERLTRKRLTQDEFVLVMRGDHRLSKEREISREALAGAAQLEISSTQFGNEATSGMADSNRPNRRAIVRAPILSAARILATSDLVAVLPLKVALEIARSRELIHRRLTRAPRPIETSMVWLRRMDNQPAHAWLRNEIIKIVDGL; encoded by the coding sequence ATGAGGGAAAGATCGACAACGCGCGCCGGAAAGCGACTGGGCCTGAGCCAGCCCGCCGTCAGCCACGCGTTGGCGCGCCTCCGTCATATGCTGAAGGACGAGCTGTTCGTCCGCGGACCACAGGGAATGACGCCTACCCCTCGCGCAGAACAGCTTTCGGTGCCTGTCCGGACGGCCCTCGACGGTCTGCGCGAGGCCCTGGAACCGGATGAGTTCGAGCCCGCCAAGGCGGCAACGTCCTTCACGATCGCGGTCGACAATTATGCCGCAATCGTCCTTGTCGCTCCCATTGCATCCGGGATCGCGCAGCTCGCTCCCGGCCTGAGGCTAAACTTCCGTCCGAGTGGCACCCTGAACGTCCTCGACCTGCTCGACCGAAGCGAACTGCATCTCGCAATCGGTCAGTCGGACGCCTCCGCCGAGCGTTTGACGCGGAAGCGGCTCACTCAAGACGAGTTTGTTCTCGTCATGCGCGGAGATCACCGCCTGTCAAAAGAGCGAGAGATATCCAGGGAAGCACTTGCCGGAGCCGCGCAATTGGAGATTTCGTCCACCCAATTCGGCAACGAGGCGACTTCAGGCATGGCGGACTCGAACAGGCCCAACCGGCGAGCTATCGTTCGCGCCCCTATTTTGTCGGCCGCGCGGATCCTCGCGACGTCTGACCTCGTCGCGGTTCTTCCTCTGAAGGTCGCCCTTGAAATTGCCCGATCCCGCGAGCTCATACATCGTCGCTTGACGCGCGCGCCCAGGCCGATCGAGACGTCGATGGTCTGGCTTCGCCGGATGGACAATCAACCCGCGCATGCCTGGCTGAGGAACGAAATCATAAAGATCGTCGACGGCCTTTAG
- the queC gene encoding 7-cyano-7-deazaguanine synthase QueC, with amino-acid sequence MSDAFSSQTALVLFSGGQDSTTCLAWALSRFARVETLGFEYGQRHAVELDCRDRLFDGIKSLHADWAAKLGESHTLSVPTLAAVSETALTRDVAIAMGADGLPNTFVPGRNLVFLTFAAALAYRRGITHIVGGMCETDYSGYPDCRDDTIRAMQAALSLGMARPFELHTPLMWIDKAATWKLAHDLGGDGLVDLIREQSHTCYLGERGAQHDWGYGCGECPACSLRAKGWREFVAGN; translated from the coding sequence ATGAGCGACGCATTTTCATCACAAACCGCGCTGGTGCTGTTTTCCGGAGGCCAGGATTCCACCACCTGCCTTGCCTGGGCGCTCAGCCGCTTTGCGCGCGTGGAGACGCTGGGGTTCGAGTACGGGCAACGGCACGCCGTCGAGCTCGATTGCCGCGACCGGCTGTTCGACGGCATCAAAAGCTTGCACGCCGATTGGGCCGCAAAGCTCGGCGAGAGCCATACGCTGTCGGTCCCGACGCTGGCGGCCGTCTCCGAAACCGCGTTGACGCGCGACGTTGCGATCGCAATGGGCGCTGATGGTCTGCCGAATACCTTCGTGCCCGGCCGCAATCTGGTGTTCCTGACTTTCGCGGCGGCGCTGGCCTATCGGCGCGGCATCACCCACATCGTCGGCGGCATGTGCGAGACCGATTATTCCGGCTACCCCGATTGCCGCGACGACACCATCCGCGCGATGCAGGCCGCGCTCTCGCTCGGCATGGCGAGACCATTCGAACTTCACACGCCGCTGATGTGGATCGACAAGGCCGCAACGTGGAAGCTCGCGCACGATCTCGGCGGCGACGGGCTGGTCGATCTCATCCGCGAGCAGTCGCACACCTGCTATCTCGGCGAACGCGGCGCGCAGCACGACTGGGGCTATGGCTGCGGCGAATGCCCGGCGTGCAGCCTGCGCGCGAAGGGCTGGCGGGAGTTTGTGGCGGGCAACTAG
- a CDS encoding enoyl-CoA hydratase/isomerase family protein — translation MKEFVAIEKGLGPEGRIAVVRFDRHDGINALSPEAMRQLTAAARSFEDDAATSVVVLTGNPGAFSAGFDLKDPEGRSRKEMDLGALRQHLKLGPRLTHAWHEMEQITIAAIEGFCVGGGVALAVALDFRVMGRDSHLRVPEIGLGMNMSWQSIPRMLHLIGPARTKQAVILADQRISADEAYEWGLVEQVVDPGKAFDAAMDLAWKVAAQPPLSVAMTKLTVNRLAHALDDLTSHMDIDQFALASLTEDHKEGMEAFLSRRKPRFKGR, via the coding sequence ATGAAGGAATTCGTCGCGATCGAGAAAGGCCTCGGGCCCGAGGGGCGGATCGCTGTGGTGCGGTTCGACCGTCATGATGGCATCAACGCGCTTTCGCCGGAGGCGATGCGCCAGCTCACGGCGGCGGCGCGCAGCTTCGAGGATGACGCGGCAACGTCCGTCGTGGTGCTGACCGGTAATCCCGGCGCGTTCAGCGCCGGCTTCGATTTGAAGGACCCCGAAGGCCGCTCGCGCAAGGAGATGGATCTCGGCGCGCTCAGGCAGCATCTCAAACTCGGGCCGCGCCTGACGCACGCCTGGCACGAGATGGAGCAGATCACGATCGCGGCGATCGAAGGCTTTTGCGTCGGCGGTGGCGTCGCATTGGCGGTGGCGCTCGACTTCCGCGTTATGGGGCGCGACTCGCACCTGCGCGTGCCCGAAATCGGGCTCGGCATGAACATGAGCTGGCAGAGCATCCCGCGCATGCTGCATCTGATAGGACCGGCCCGCACCAAACAGGCGGTGATTTTGGCCGACCAGCGCATCAGCGCGGATGAAGCCTATGAATGGGGCTTGGTGGAGCAGGTCGTCGATCCCGGCAAGGCGTTCGACGCGGCGATGGATCTCGCGTGGAAAGTCGCCGCGCAACCGCCGCTCTCGGTCGCCATGACCAAGCTCACCGTCAACCGGCTCGCGCATGCGCTGGATGATCTCACCAGCCATATGGACATCGACCAGTTTGCGCTGGCGAGCCTCACTGAGGATCACAAGGAGGGCATGGAGGCGTTCCTCTCCCGCCGCAAGCCGCGATTCAAGGGACGGTAG